ATTGAATTATTAATGAAAGTATTTTGTAATCCCACAAAAGATACTATTATATTTTGTCCACCAACATATGGTATGTATAAAACTACCGCTGACATTTTAGGAATTAAGTATAAAATTATACCGAAGAAAAAACACTGGCAAATTGATTTAGCACACATTAAATCACAATTAAATAATGTTAAATTAATTTATATTTGTAATCCAAATAATCCTACAGGTAATTTAATACATTTAAATAGTTTAAAAAAATTACTAAAAATTACTAAAAATAAAGCACTATTAATTATAGACGAAGCATACATTGACTTTTGTATCAACTCCAGCCTAGCAAGCTGGTTATCAGCATATTCGAATCTAGTAATTTTAAGAACACTATCTAAAGCATTTGCTTTAGCAGGATTACGATGTGGTTTTACTTTGGCCAATCCAGAAATTATTAACTTGTTAAAAAAAGTAATTGCTCCTTATCCTATATCTACTCCAGTAATTGATATAGTTACTCAAGCTTTAACTCCAGAAAGTATAAAATATACACATGAACGAATTAACACAATTAACAAAAACCGAAATATTTTAATTGCAGCATTAAAACAATGTACTTGTGTTCAAAAAGTATTTATTAGTTATGCAAATTATGTATTAGTAAAATTTAATCCAAAATATAAAGTTTTTAAAAAATTACTGAAAAAAGGAATAATATTAAGAGATCAAAGTTATCAACCAGGTCTCAATAATTGCGTCCGAATTACTGTGGGTACATATAATGAATGTCACTATCTAATTTCTATTTTAAAAAAAATTATATAACTAACTCCAAACTTATATAAATGAATAACTATCAGGAATACTCATGTGCCATAAAATTTTATTTATAGATAGAGATGGAACATTAATCCATGAACCTAAAGACAATTTTCAAATCGATTCAGTAGAAAAACTTTCATTAGAACCATATGTTATTCCAGCGCTTATAACACTACGAGATATAGGTTTTAAATTTATTATAGTAACCAATCAAAACGGATTAGGTAGTGATAAATTTCCGCAAAAAAAATTCGAAACACCACACAAATTAATGATAGATATCTTTCAATCACAGGGAATTACATTTCATCAAGTATTAATTTGCTCTCATTTTCCTGAAGAAAAATGCAATTGTCGTAAACCAAAAACTGGGCTAATAGATCATTGGCTAAACAACACACAATTAAACAAATTTAATAGTTATGTTATAGGAGATCGAGATACTGATATAATTTTAGCGAATAACATGGGAATTTCAGGAATACAATACCATAGAACTAACTTTGGATGGGAAAAAATTACAAAATACTTGCTCAAACATTATCGCTCATCCTACGTATACCGAGCTACTACAGAGACTAATATAAAAATTAAGATATGGCTCGATAAAAATGATAAGAATGATAAAAATCATATTAGCACTGGAATAAATTTTTTTAATCATATGTTACATCAAATCGCAATTCATTCAGGAATATCTATGAATATCATAGCTCAAGGCGATACCAATATAGATGATCATCATACTATAGAAGATACTGCATTAGTATTAGGAGAAGCCCTAAAAAAAGCATTAAATAAAAAACGTGGCATCAAAAGATTTGGGTTTACTTTACCTATGGATGATAGTATTGCACAATGTGTCTTAGATATATCTGGACGATCATATTTTTACTATAAAGCTCATTATAATTTTCAAAAAATAGGAGATCTCAGCACTGAAATGATAGAACATTTTTTTAGATCCTTAACAACAACAATGGGCTGTACTTTACACTTAAACGTAAGTGGAACTAATGATCACCATAAAGCAGAAAGTTTATTTAAATCTTTCGGAAAATCATTAGGCCAAGCTATTTCGATCGAACATAACAGTATCCCTAGCTCTAAAGGAGCGCTATTATGAATATAATAATTATAAATACCAAATGCGCAAATTTATTTTCTGTACATAATGTTCTGTATAAATTAGGATATAATGCAGTAATCAGTGATGAAGCCGATATCATATCTAAAGCAGATAAGTTACTTTTACCAGGAGTCGGCACAGTTACAGCAGCAATGCAACAATTAAAAAAAAAAATTTAGTAAAATTAATACAACAATCTACTCAACCAATATTAGGTATTTGTTTAGGTATGCAACTCTTGGGGATCAACAGTGAAGAAAATAATCATATTAACACTTTAAAAATTATTGATATACCTATTAAACATATAAAATCTGGTAATCTACCTCTCCCACATATGGGATGGAATACTATTTCCATACCAAAAAAAAAACATCCCCTATTTTACGATATAAATAAAAATGATTATTTTTATTTCGCACATAGCTATTATATAGATATATGTCATGTAACAATTTCTCAAACATGGTATGGTCACTACTTTAGTGCAGTGATAGAATATAAAAATTTTTTTGGCGTACAGTTTCATCCAGAAAAATCCAGTACACCCGGAGAAAAACTAATAAAAAATTTTATGGAGATGTGATCTATGATAATTCCCGCATTAGACATTATAAACGGTGAAATAGTTAGATTGTATCAAGGTACTTATAGCAAAATTACTAAGTATGGTAACCCATTATCATTCCTCAAACAATATATACAACAAGGCGCAAAAATTATACATTTAGTAGATTTAAACGGAGCTAAAGACCCAAAAACACGACAAATTTCTTTATTTACTAAATTAATACAAACAATCTCCCCTGCGCTAAAAATACAAGTTGGTGGAGGAATACGTAGCGCAAAAGATATAGAGACTCTTTTAAAATCCGGAGCAACACGCATTGTATTAGGTTCTATGTCAGTAACGCAACCTAAAATAGTAAAAAAATGGTTTGAATACTTTGATCCAAATAATTTAGTTCTAGCAATAGACATACACTGTTATTCTATAAAACATTGCAAAGTATTTATTTATGGTTGGCAAAAAGAAACAAACTTAGAATTTAACCAAATTATGGAAGAGTATTATTCTTCAGGTATAAAACACGTGTTATGCACAGATATCGCTAAAGATGGAACTTTACTGGGTAGTAACATATCATTGTATAAATCAATATGTAATTCTTGGCCAAAAATATCTTTTCAATCCTCCGGAGGAATTAATACTTTAGAAGAAATAAAAACATTACGTAATTCTGGAGTTAAACACATTATTATTGGTCGTGCATTTTTAGAAAAAAAATTTACTATTTCTGAGGCCATATCATGTTGGCAAAAAGAATAATTCCGTGTCTTGATGTAATAGATAATAAAGTAATCAAAGGTATACAATTCAAAAAACATACAATTATAGGAGATATTGTAGATTTAGCTAATCGTTACGCACAAGAAGGAGCTGATGAACTAGTATTTTATGATATAACTGCATCACCTCATAAAAAAATAGTAGATAAAAAATGGATTACTCGGGTTGCTAAAGTGATAAACATACCATTTTGTGTTGCAGGAGGTATTACGACTTTAGAACAAGCCAAACAAATTTTGGAATCTGGAGCAGATAAAATTTCAATTAATTCTCCTGCTTTAATTAATCCAGCTCTTATTAAAGAGCTATCCGAAAATTTAGGTAAACAATGCGTAGTAATTAGTATAGATATCTGGAAAAATACACAAAAAGATGATTCTTATCAAATCCAATATTATACTGGTGATAGTACTCAAACATGCACAACAACATGGGAAATATTGGATTGGATTAAAACAATCCAAGAATATGGAGCCGGAGAAATAGTATTAAATATGATGAACCAAGATGGAATGAAAATCGGATATAATTTAGAACTATTAAAATATATTAGACAATATTGTAAAGTGCCACTAATTGCTTCCGGTGGCGCTGGTACTGCTCAACATTTTTTAGAAGCTTTTCGCGATGCT
This sequence is a window from Candidatus Blochmannia ocreatus. Protein-coding genes within it:
- the hisC gene encoding histidinol-phosphate transaminase: MKIQSLARHDILCLKPYQSARKLARSSAGHLWLNANEFPIAPNYYSLNQEKIHRYPMCQPQEIIHKYACYAGIQSKQILVSRGADESIELLMKVFCNPTKDTIIFCPPTYGMYKTTADILGIKYKIIPKKKHWQIDLAHIKSQLNNVKLIYICNPNNPTGNLIHLNSLKKLLKITKNKALLIIDEAYIDFCINSSLASWLSAYSNLVILRTLSKAFALAGLRCGFTLANPEIINLLKKVIAPYPISTPVIDIVTQALTPESIKYTHERINTINKNRNILIAALKQCTCVQKVFISYANYVLVKFNPKYKVFKKLLKKGIILRDQSYQPGLNNCVRITVGTYNECHYLISILKKII
- the hisB gene encoding bifunctional histidinol-phosphatase/imidazoleglycerol-phosphate dehydratase HisB, coding for MCHKILFIDRDGTLIHEPKDNFQIDSVEKLSLEPYVIPALITLRDIGFKFIIVTNQNGLGSDKFPQKKFETPHKLMIDIFQSQGITFHQVLICSHFPEEKCNCRKPKTGLIDHWLNNTQLNKFNSYVIGDRDTDIILANNMGISGIQYHRTNFGWEKITKYLLKHYRSSYVYRATTETNIKIKIWLDKNDKNDKNHISTGINFFNHMLHQIAIHSGISMNIIAQGDTNIDDHHTIEDTALVLGEALKKALNKKRGIKRFGFTLPMDDSIAQCVLDISGRSYFYYKAHYNFQKIGDLSTEMIEHFFRSLTTTMGCTLHLNVSGTNDHHKAESLFKSFGKSLGQAISIEHNSIPSSKGALL
- the hisA gene encoding 1-(5-phosphoribosyl)-5-[(5-phosphoribosylamino)methylideneamino]imidazole-4-carboxamide isomerase, giving the protein MIIPALDIINGEIVRLYQGTYSKITKYGNPLSFLKQYIQQGAKIIHLVDLNGAKDPKTRQISLFTKLIQTISPALKIQVGGGIRSAKDIETLLKSGATRIVLGSMSVTQPKIVKKWFEYFDPNNLVLAIDIHCYSIKHCKVFIYGWQKETNLEFNQIMEEYYSSGIKHVLCTDIAKDGTLLGSNISLYKSICNSWPKISFQSSGGINTLEEIKTLRNSGVKHIIIGRAFLEKKFTISEAISCWQKE
- the hisF gene encoding imidazole glycerol phosphate synthase subunit HisF yields the protein MLAKRIIPCLDVIDNKVIKGIQFKKHTIIGDIVDLANRYAQEGADELVFYDITASPHKKIVDKKWITRVAKVINIPFCVAGGITTLEQAKQILESGADKISINSPALINPALIKELSENLGKQCVVISIDIWKNTQKDDSYQIQYYTGDSTQTCTTTWEILDWIKTIQEYGAGEIVLNMMNQDGMKIGYNLELLKYIRQYCKVPLIASGGAGTAQHFLEAFRDANVDGALAASVFHKKIININKLKYFLTQKGIQIRLC